In a genomic window of Trichoderma atroviride chromosome 4, complete sequence:
- a CDS encoding uncharacterized protein (EggNog:ENOG41), producing the protein MSEPLTKVDSAVQGLSSSPPKEKGHRRTSSSAAGVMTINEINESHAPLKLAVETQQTAWKINQRPKDLDNDQLLMIPLTAPPIKSITLKFPHGKEVVARNMKGLTIGDALSAIHKANKNRADDELDNPYLKGFAWDQGENYFEVHLQSQPATGMSSGGGGGKKKKKNKDADE; encoded by the exons ATGTCTGAACCTCTCACAAAGGTCGATTCTGCCGTCCAAGGCCTGTCATCATCACCGCCCAAAGAGAAGGGTCACCGAAGAACCAGCTCTAGTGCGGCTGGTGTCATGACCATCAACGAAATCA ACGAAAGCCATGCACCTCTGAAACTAGCTGTGGAGACACAGCAAACGGCTTG GAAAATAAATCAACGGCCAAAGGATCTTGACAATGACCAACTGCTCATGATTCCTCTAACAGCGCCCCCTATCAAGAGCATAACATTAAAATTCCCGCATGGCAAGGAGGTTGTGGCACGAAACATGAAGGGCCTGACAATAGGTGACGCCTTGTCGGCCATCCACAAGGCAAATAAGAACAGG gctgatgatgagctggatAACCCATACCTCAAGGGTTTCGCATGGGATCAAGGCGAAAACTACTTTGAAGTTCACCTGCAAAGCCAGCCTGCAACGGGCATGTcaagcggcggcggcggtggcaagaagaagaagaagaacaaggatgCTGACGAGTAA
- a CDS encoding uncharacterized protein (EggNog:ENOG41), which translates to MPPPPGCPETLRIPGTGFAPPLPAAPIKPPIPPFPTNFRQQAKNIEVQLPPLVAGALVAAFAKALADGLSNELLSHYYFPDRRIQVNLDRVLDRLISVFVRQLWDELFLFYHDPDHGGAGPQLSRQVGLLFDGPIRQLVLVLNGPETARCILDKLGPGLSKRPVTWSTNTKGIDLPLALQLLCGFWHREFADQSPGGNPDEIARALHTLITTGNAAKNLISEMRRVLLSPHFVQIHFAESAIWDIVLRRPGPPPSDGFHIVQFKYECQLFDPQGNLSDLSHLRLGSLPVVTGTSTEHNCTTVSEYTEKQWPKCGSIILGCIEEARKNATSSLLRGDDFSGMHVWDGSDGKGAHCPGLRFIHIEAEGSWIRMSVSAWMHTLIEVFQQMSWFCAALSTSPFQGSVAESTTDVSNWTYLDGNVYIDCSLNHSPILEGDGLPWLQYLPRTAIASGFPLHEGSSEALMTM; encoded by the coding sequence ATGCCACCTCCGCCTGGCTGTCCTGAAACCCTTAGGATACCCGGGACCGGCTTTGCTCCCCCTCTGCCCGCCGCGCCAATCAAGCCGCCGATACCACCGTTCCCGACCAACTTCAGACAGCAAGCAAAGAACATCGAGGTCCAGCTGCCACCCCTGGTTGCGGGGGCGCTGGTTGCCGCGTTTGCCAAGGCCCTGGCCGACGGCTTGAGCAACGAGCTGCTCAGCCACTACTACTTCCCGGACCGCAGGATCCAGGTCAACCTCGACCGAGTGCTCGACCGCCTCATATCCGTCTTTGTGCGGCAGCTGTGGGACGAGCTCTTCCTGTTCTACCACGATCCGGACCACGGCGGTGCTGGCCCGCAGCTCTCTCGCCAGGTCGGCCTGCTGTTTGATGGGCCGATCCGCCAGCTCGTGCTTGTGCTGAATGGCCCCGAGACGGCCAGATGCATCCTGGACAAGCTTGGCCCGGGTCTGTCCAAGAGGCCGGTGACTTGGTCGACCAACACCAAGGGCATTGACCTCCCGCTggctctgcagctgctgtgtGGCTTCTGGCATCGAGAGTTTGCCGATCAGTCGCCGGGGGGGAACCCGGACGAGATTGCTCGTGCGCTTCATACACTCATCACGACGGGCAATGCTGCCAAGAATCTCATCAGTGAGATGAGAAGAGTGCTGCTGTCTCCGCATTTTGTCCAGATCCACTTTGCTGAGTCGGCCATCTGGGATATTGTGCTGAGAAGGCCTGGTCCTCCACCATCGGATGGCTTTCACATTGTGCAGTTCAAGTACGAGTGCCAGCTATTCGATCCGCAGGGAAACTTGAGCGACCTTTCCCATCTTCGCTTGGGATCGTTACCTGTAGTAACAGGCACCTCTACCGAGCATAACTGCACAACTGTCTCGGAGTACACTGAGAAGCAGTGGCCGAAATGCGGATCCATCATCCTGGGCTGCATAGAGGAGGCACGTAAAAATGCAACATCCTCACTCCTGCGAGGCGATGACTTTTCCGGAATGCACGTCTGGGACGGCAGCGACGGTAAAGGCGCGCACTGCCCCGGCCTGAGATTCATTCACATCGAGGCCGAGGGCTCGTGGATCCGGATGAGCGTGAGCGCCTGGATGCATACCCTGATTGAGGTGTTTCAGCAAATGTCCTGGTTCTGCGCGGCGTTGAGCACCTCGCCGTTCCAGGGATCCGTGGCCGAGAGCACAACAGACGTGTCCAACTGGACGTACCTGGATGGCAATGTCTATATTGATTGCAGTTTGAATCACAGCCCCATTTTGGAAGGCGATGGCTTGCCGTGGCTGCAGTACCTGCCGCGTACTGCGATTGCGAGTGGCTTTCCTTTACATGAAGGATCGTCAGAAGCATTGATGACGATGTGA
- a CDS encoding uncharacterized protein (EggNog:ENOG41~MEROPS:MER0005715), with translation MLIMPQISPHDGKVSAKTAFLSPHFEEGRVRMLGIPSHEAELDIVIWEEHWNPYTTLLESRLFKDTESPTLMVDEEMRDFIVRGLDAYGFRTVGLTPEAELVRQQKSAAEVALLRAVNTGTVAAVRAMRPCLVPGLTEDQVTSILDKTLLSVGFSLFFDIVLFEEHGALPHGGFVTGGKKLTYDSMVVIDVGAHYLGYSSDICRSFLIDAPPSSHGTDPLRAEKEKVWQIVLEAQTAAARAMKPNNTAASVDIAARTVIEDAGYGYGFTHRLGHGIGIKAHESPYLNKWNTAALLQPGMTFTNEPGIYLEGKFGVRHEDIYLVKEDGEAELLTGQRARGLYKP, from the coding sequence ATGCTCATCATGCCGCAGATTTCGCCCCATGACGGTAAAGTCTCTGCAAAGACTGCCTTTCTCTCACCTCATTTTGAAGAGGGCCGCGTGCGTATGCTGGGCATCCCGTCTCATGAGGCGGAGCTGGACATTGTCATCTGGGAAGAGCACTGGAACCCATACACGACATTGCTCGAGTCAAGGCTCTTCAAGGACACCGAGTCCCCCACGCTCATGGTAGACGAAGAAATGCGCGACTTCATCGTGCGCGGCCTCGACGCCTACGGCTTCCGCACCGTCGGCCTCACCCCCGAAGCCGAGCTCGTGAGACAGCAAAAGTCGGCCGCCGAAGTCGCGCTGCTCCGGGCCGTCAACACCGGCACCGTGGCCGCCGTGAGGGCCATGCGGCCGTGCCTCGTGCCGGGCCTCACCGAGGACCAAGTCACTTCCATTCTGGACAAGACGCTGCTCTCTGTTGgattcagcctcttcttcgacaTTGTCCTCTTTGAGGAGCACGGCGCCCTGCCTCATGGCGGGTTCGTCACcggcggcaagaagctcaCGTATGATTCCATGGTTGTCATTGACGTTGGCGCCCATTATCTCGGTTACTCGTCCGATATATGCCGCAGCTTCCTGATCGATGCCCCACCGTCATCTCATGGAACTGATCCTCTACGGgctgagaaggaaaaagtgTGGCAAATCGTCTTGGAAGCGCAAACCGCCGCAGCGAGAGCAATGAAGCCGAATAACACTGCCGCCAGTGTTGACATTGCCGCGCGAACAGTCATTGAAGATGCAGGATATGGGTATGGATTCACGCATCGCCTCGGACATGGCATTGGCATTAAAGCACACGAGTCGCCGTACCTGAACAAGTGGAACACGGCTGCGCTCCTGCAGCCCGGGATGACATTTACCAACGAGCCAGGAATTTATCTAGAAGGCAAATTTGGAGTGAGGCATGAAGACATTTATTTGGTGAAAGAGGACGGTGAGGCAGAGCTCCTCACAGGCCAGCGAGCAAGAGGACTGTATAAGCcttga
- a CDS encoding uncharacterized protein (EggNog:ENOG41~TransMembrane:12 (i60-84o104-123i130-151o157-178i199-224o236-257i292-313o325-346i358-377o383-407i419-442o454-475i)), whose protein sequence is MAVDLTEDETSKPETSPVGKSEAIETVKDETQVEKSKDGVDVETGSVAESAKEYYSKVSVWLMVLFSGLAIGSDGYNAAVIGNVELLLGVIYPDALTSSIYSRLSNAFLIGMIIGMLFFGVIVDQLGRKTGAVATTILLVLGIALSAAANGTSPNGLLWMLIVARGVAGVGAGGEYPVSGAGAVEATDESGAYRKHRGFMFAMLADLSSDLGYVWGGLVPLLLLLCVGQREDKYGIVWRTSFALGAIPPLGIFWFRMRMAVATAYRKSAMRKQRVPYWLALKRYYRPLIGSAASWFLYNWISIPFGIFSSTIISRVNAEQSLVKSLGWGVLINCFYVPGPFLGGYLSDKIGRRQTMALGFSLQAILGFIIGGAIGPIQTVFPLFVVMYGIFLTLGEVGPGSTVVLTASECFPTSIRGQMMGLISACSKAGAAIGTQVFTAILNKYASNPDKGNQVAFLIGSAFAVLGALVAFFVIPDVSRRLEDDDAAWKVYLADHGWEATWGG, encoded by the exons atggctgtggaTTTAACAGAAGACGAAACTTCAAAGCCAGAAACTTCACCTGTTGGCAAATCCGAGGCTATAGAAACGGTCAAGGACGAGACGCAAGTcgaaaagagcaaagatggcgtcgacgtcgagACGGGCAGTGTAGCCGAGTCTGCCAAAGAATACTACAGCAAAGTCTCCGTCTGGTTGATGGTTCTCTTTTCTGGCTTGGCAATTGGATCAGATGGCTA TAATGCCGCCGTGATAGGCAACgtcgagcttctcctcggcGTCATCTACCCCGACGCCCTGACCAGCTCCATCTACTCGCGCCTCAGCAACGCCTTCCTCATCGGCATGATCATCGgcatgctcttcttcggcgtCATCGTCGACCAGCTCGGCCGCAAGACCGGCGCCGTGGCCACGACCATTCTGCTCGTCCTCGGAATCGCCTTGTCGGCTGCCGCCAACGGCACATCTCCAAACGGCCTTTTATGGATGCTCATCGTCGCCCGAGGCGTTGCCGGCGTCGGTGCCGGAGGCGAGTATCCCGTGTctggcgccggcgccgtCGAAGCTACCGACGAGAGCGGCGCGTACCGTAAGCACCGCGGCTTCATGTTTGCCATGCTGGCCGATTTGTCTTCTGATCTTGGCTATGTCTGGGGCGGGCTGGTGCctctgttgttgctgctttgCGTCGGGCAGAGAGAGGACAAGTATGGCATTGTCTGGCGGACGTCGTTTGCGCTGGGGGCGATTCCGCCGCTGGGCATCTTTTGGTTTCGGATGCGTATGGCTGTTGCTACGGCCTATCGGAAATCCGCCATGAGAAAGCAGCGAGTGCCGTACTGGTTGGCGCTGAAGCGGTACTATCGGCCGCTGATTGGGTCTGCGGCCAGTTGGTTCTTGTATAATTGGATTTCCATTCCTTTTGGGATATTCAGCTCGACAATCATCAGCCGAGTCAACGCGGAGCAGAGCCTTGTAAAGTCTCTTGGATGGGGCGTCCTCATCAACTGCTTCTATGTGCCCGGCCCCTTTTTGGGCGGCTATCTGTCTGACAAGATTGGGAGGCGGCAGACAATGGCGCTCGGGTTCAGTCTGCAGGCCATACTTGGATTCATCATTGGAGGGGCCATTGGTCCTATTCAGACTGTATTTCCTCTCTTTGTAGTCATGTATGGAATCTTCTTGACGCTTGGTGAGGTGGGGCCTGGAAG CACCGTTGTCCTGACCGCATCCGAGTGCTTCCCCACCTCCATCCGTGGCCAAATGATGGGCTTGATAAGCGCCTGCAGCAAAGCCGGCGCCGCCATTGGCACTCAAGTCTTTACGGCAATCCTCAACAAGTACGCCAGCAACCCAGACAAGGGAAACCAAGTGGCGTTTCTCATCGGGTCTGCGTTTGCGGTGCTTGGCGCCCTCGTGGCCTTTTTCGTCATCCCTGACGTGTCCCGCCGGCTGGAGGACGATGACGCGGCGTGGAAGGTGTATTTGGCGGATCACGGGTGGGAGGCTACGTGGGGGGGAtag